The following coding sequences lie in one Acidobacteriota bacterium genomic window:
- a CDS encoding glycosyl hydrolase, with protein sequence MLFGTALSIALHTASAQGRRGGGQGGPPGGGQLGEGGPERPTDPMSTPTFNGLRFRSIGPAVVGGRVNGFAVDPNDRAKYFIAVASGGVWKTVNAGTTWTPVFDNYGSYSIGAIALDPNNASVLWVGTGEYNSQRSVGYGDGVYKSEDGGRSFRKVGLDKSEHIGKIAIDPRDSKIVYVAAQGPLWSAGGDRGLYKTTDGGKTWKAVLSISENTGVTDVVLDPSNPDTVYAASWQRRRHFYTLIDGGPESAIHKSTDGGATWTKLRGGLPAGDLGRIGLAISPVDPNVVYATVEAAAQGSGIYRSADKGATWERTSPTIAQGMYYGQIIADPKNVDRIYIPNVVFQVSDDGGRTQRPLGERLKHVDNHAIWVDPHNTNYMLVGCDGGVYESHDKGANWHFKSNLPIAQFYDVDLDQQSPFYFVYGGTQDNNSLGGPARTRSAAGIPNSDWFTTNGGDGFTSRIDPEDPNTIYAESQNGGLVRFNKLTGERTSIAPIPGKSEESQRYNWDSPVIISPHNSKRLYFGGHKLFRSDNRGDDWKAISGDLSRGLDRDKLPVFGKIWGPDAIAKHQSTALYGNASTISESPKKEGLIYVGTDDGLLNITEDGGKTWRKVEKVLEVPEGCYVHRVLASQHDANTVYALYNNHQNGDFKPYPVKSTDAGKTWTLINGNLPERGSVYAIAEDTVNPNLLFIGTEFGIFFTVDGGTKWIQLKGGLPTIAVRDIAIHKRENDLVIATFGRGFYVLDDYSPLRGVKAEVLAQESNLFPVKDALMYIRSSATIGSQGASQYLAQNPAYGATVTYYLKDPIRTKRQLRQTAEREVTRKNEPIKYPTRQELREETEEEAPALLFTITDAKGEVVRRLTAPALPGIQRVVWDFRYAPPIVQAAPQLPPGIEIEGGAGGGFGGFGPQGELAMPGKYTVTMAKRVNGIITPLPGTQSFNVVAEGTEKMTPQDRTILAEFQRKVVKLQRAVAGAMDAANSAKTKLGLMKRAALEAPGSNQTLLNEVNAVDDKADEVLQALRGGRELTDIPPPSINQRVNAISQRIRMSALRPTQTQQEQYAIAAEDFKAVMVKLKTLVDMDLPKLEKGLEGAGAPWSAGRLPVWPDK encoded by the coding sequence GTGCTGTTTGGCACTGCTCTTTCCATCGCGCTCCATACAGCGAGCGCTCAAGGCCGTAGAGGCGGCGGACAAGGCGGGCCTCCGGGCGGAGGGCAGCTTGGTGAAGGCGGGCCAGAACGTCCAACAGACCCGATGTCTACGCCGACGTTCAACGGACTGCGATTTCGTTCGATTGGCCCGGCAGTCGTCGGCGGACGCGTTAATGGATTTGCCGTTGATCCGAACGATCGCGCGAAATACTTCATTGCCGTCGCTTCGGGCGGAGTTTGGAAAACTGTCAATGCCGGAACCACCTGGACGCCAGTGTTCGACAACTACGGTTCGTATTCGATTGGCGCGATTGCGCTCGATCCAAATAACGCGTCGGTATTGTGGGTGGGAACCGGCGAATACAATTCGCAACGCAGTGTCGGTTATGGCGATGGCGTGTACAAATCTGAAGACGGCGGACGCAGTTTCCGCAAAGTCGGGCTGGATAAATCCGAACATATTGGCAAGATCGCGATTGATCCGCGCGATAGCAAAATTGTGTACGTCGCTGCGCAAGGGCCGTTGTGGTCCGCGGGCGGAGATCGCGGGTTATACAAGACCACAGATGGCGGCAAAACCTGGAAAGCCGTGCTTTCAATCAGCGAAAACACCGGCGTGACGGATGTCGTGCTCGATCCGTCGAATCCCGACACCGTGTATGCCGCCAGTTGGCAACGCCGCCGCCACTTTTACACCTTGATTGACGGCGGCCCTGAAAGCGCGATTCATAAATCCACGGACGGCGGAGCGACCTGGACGAAGCTGCGCGGCGGATTGCCGGCAGGTGATCTTGGCCGTATTGGTCTGGCAATTTCCCCCGTTGATCCCAACGTCGTGTATGCGACCGTCGAAGCCGCCGCACAGGGCAGCGGCATTTATCGTTCCGCTGACAAAGGCGCAACCTGGGAACGAACCAGCCCCACCATCGCGCAAGGCATGTATTACGGCCAGATCATCGCCGATCCGAAAAACGTGGATCGCATCTACATTCCAAACGTGGTTTTTCAGGTTTCGGATGATGGCGGCAGAACGCAGCGCCCCTTGGGCGAACGTCTGAAACACGTAGACAACCACGCCATCTGGGTTGATCCGCACAACACGAATTACATGCTGGTTGGTTGCGATGGCGGCGTGTATGAAAGCCATGACAAAGGTGCGAATTGGCACTTCAAATCCAATTTGCCCATTGCGCAGTTTTATGACGTAGACCTTGACCAGCAATCGCCGTTTTATTTTGTGTACGGCGGAACGCAGGACAACAACTCACTGGGCGGCCCGGCCAGAACACGTAGCGCCGCCGGGATTCCCAATTCTGACTGGTTTACGACCAATGGCGGCGACGGGTTCACTTCGCGCATTGACCCTGAAGACCCGAACACAATTTACGCCGAAAGTCAGAACGGCGGCTTGGTGCGATTCAATAAGTTGACAGGTGAACGCACCAGCATCGCTCCTATTCCGGGCAAATCGGAAGAGTCCCAACGTTACAACTGGGATTCGCCAGTGATTATCAGCCCGCATAACAGCAAACGGCTGTATTTTGGAGGTCACAAATTGTTCCGCAGCGACAACCGCGGCGACGATTGGAAAGCCATCAGCGGCGATCTGTCGCGCGGATTGGATCGAGACAAACTGCCCGTGTTCGGCAAAATCTGGGGGCCTGACGCCATTGCCAAACACCAATCCACAGCACTGTATGGCAATGCATCCACGATTTCGGAATCACCAAAAAAAGAAGGCTTGATTTACGTCGGCACCGACGACGGATTGCTGAACATAACCGAAGACGGCGGCAAAACCTGGCGCAAAGTCGAAAAGGTATTGGAAGTTCCCGAAGGCTGCTACGTGCATCGCGTGCTGGCTTCGCAGCACGACGCCAACACTGTGTACGCGCTCTACAACAATCACCAAAACGGCGATTTCAAACCGTATCCGGTGAAAAGCACGGACGCCGGAAAAACCTGGACGCTGATCAATGGCAATTTGCCCGAACGCGGTTCGGTGTATGCCATCGCCGAAGACACAGTGAACCCGAACCTGCTGTTCATCGGCACAGAGTTCGGCATCTTCTTCACAGTGGACGGCGGCACGAAATGGATACAGTTGAAAGGCGGATTGCCGACCATCGCCGTACGCGACATTGCCATTCACAAACGCGAAAACGATTTAGTGATCGCAACCTTTGGCCGAGGCTTTTATGTGCTCGATGATTATTCCCCGCTTCGGGGCGTGAAGGCCGAAGTGCTGGCGCAGGAATCCAATCTGTTCCCCGTCAAGGATGCGCTGATGTACATCCGTTCTTCCGCCACCATTGGCAGTCAGGGAGCTTCACAATATCTGGCGCAAAACCCTGCGTATGGGGCGACAGTGACGTATTACCTGAAAGATCCGATTCGCACGAAGCGTCAACTTCGCCAAACCGCCGAGCGCGAAGTCACACGCAAAAACGAACCAATCAAATATCCGACGCGACAGGAATTGCGTGAGGAAACCGAAGAGGAAGCGCCCGCTTTACTGTTCACCATTACCGATGCCAAAGGTGAAGTCGTCCGCCGGTTGACGGCTCCGGCATTGCCCGGCATTCAGCGCGTCGTATGGGATTTTCGCTACGCGCCGCCAATCGTCCAGGCTGCGCCGCAATTGCCTCCGGGAATTGAAATCGAAGGCGGCGCAGGCGGCGGCTTCGGCGGGTTCGGCCCGCAAGGCGAATTGGCTATGCCGGGCAAATACACTGTGACCATGGCCAAACGTGTTAACGGCATCATCACTCCTCTGCCCGGTACCCAAAGTTTTAACGTCGTTGCCGAAGGCACGGAAAAGATGACTCCGCAGGATCGCACGATCCTGGCTGAGTTCCAGCGCAAAGTCGTCAAATTACAACGCGCCGTCGCTGGCGCTATGGATGCCGCAAACAGCGCCAAAACGAAACTCGGGTTGATGAAACGCGCTGCCCTGGAAGCTCCCGGTTCAAATCAAACCTTGCTCAACGAAGTCAACGCTGTTGACGACAAAGCCGATGAGGTATTGCAAGCCTTGCGCGGAGGTCGTGAGTTGACGGACATTCCGCCGCCTTCGATCAATCAACGCGTCAATGCCATTTCGCAGCGCATCCGCATGTCGGCTCTGCGCCCCACGCAAACTCAGCAAGAGCAATACGCCATTGCCGCCGAGGATTTCAAAGCGGTCATGGTCAAGCTCAAAACTCTGGTGGACATGGATTTGCCCAAACTGGAAAAGGGATTGGAGGGTGCAGGCGCTCCATGGAGCGCAGGTCGCTTGCCCGTCTGGCCTGACAAATAA
- a CDS encoding DUF2236 domain-containing protein, protein MKDFVDRHSVVRSIWGCSDTILLVFAGAAAEFALNRAVDWLFFTNRIPNDPIGRLFSTVRYGQEIVFADEAAVQNVFHRINAAHSAVEQRRDQQIPDWAYRDVLYMLIDYSERAYELVRRPLSLAEKDDLYDVFYRVGLGLYVKQLPPNYAEWRIDRQLHLERDLAYSQHTALLYEKYRQHLGWWRYQLVLRLQAALVPDHVRRLLKLEPFPVLAPALKAYGLFGVGKLRSTAQWLLLPADRLEDVRRLDSASIA, encoded by the coding sequence ATGAAGGACTTTGTTGACCGCCATTCCGTTGTTCGCTCCATCTGGGGCTGTTCCGATACGATCTTGCTGGTGTTTGCCGGCGCGGCGGCGGAGTTCGCCCTGAATCGCGCAGTGGACTGGCTGTTTTTTACGAACCGAATTCCCAACGATCCCATTGGGCGATTGTTTTCAACCGTACGGTATGGGCAGGAAATCGTTTTTGCCGACGAAGCGGCGGTTCAAAACGTCTTTCATCGTATCAACGCGGCACACTCCGCAGTGGAACAACGACGCGACCAACAGATTCCGGACTGGGCTTATCGCGATGTGCTTTACATGCTGATTGATTATTCCGAGCGCGCCTACGAACTGGTGCGCCGCCCGCTCAGCCTGGCGGAAAAAGATGATCTATACGATGTATTTTATCGTGTGGGCTTGGGGTTATATGTAAAGCAGCTTCCTCCAAATTATGCAGAATGGCGGATTGACCGGCAGCTTCATTTGGAGCGCGATCTCGCCTACAGCCAGCATACAGCTTTGCTTTATGAAAAATACCGGCAACATTTGGGCTGGTGGCGATACCAATTGGTGTTGCGGCTGCAAGCTGCGTTGGTTCCTGACCATGTTCGCCGGTTGTTGAAGCTTGAACCGTTTCCAGTGCTCGCTCCAGCGTTGAAGGCGTATGGATTGTTTGGCGTGGGCAAATTGCGCTCAACCGCGCAGTGGCTGTTGCTGCCAGCCGATCGCCTGGAAGATGTCAGGCGACTCGATTCCGCCAGCATCGCCTGA
- a CDS encoding histidine kinase, protein MWQRHKILWISIAAGWMLIALSFTLNYFFFSSHYVTIFSTPPTLLQMLVWEIPYWILWAALAPVVFLITRRFPLERQSWLRNASIHAAAGIGLAIAHRIVYLPICWLLYVDVYRKMPSLTDLYASDLLFNLPTGLMCYGTFLLVSNVIEYYEQSQAGKLRASQLEAQLAQSQLLALKMQLHPHFLFNTLNSISALQMTDVEAANRMTARLGDFLRMTLDNVGAQEVTLRQEMEFLRCYLEIERIRFQDRMELTMDIDPDALDVHVPNLILQPLLENSIKYTVLLRTGTGHIQIRANRSAEVLRVQVEDDGIGLQMPRNSNQVTRGGVGLSNTKERLRQLYGNLQSFALDHSSSGGVLVTMEIPIHRNGN, encoded by the coding sequence ATGTGGCAACGACATAAAATCTTATGGATTTCCATTGCGGCAGGCTGGATGCTGATTGCGCTGTCGTTCACGCTGAATTACTTTTTCTTTTCCAGTCATTACGTCACGATTTTCAGCACGCCACCGACGTTGTTGCAGATGCTGGTCTGGGAAATTCCTTATTGGATTTTGTGGGCGGCGCTGGCTCCGGTGGTGTTTTTGATTACACGCCGGTTTCCGCTGGAACGGCAATCGTGGTTGCGGAATGCTTCGATTCACGCGGCAGCGGGTATCGGCCTGGCCATCGCCCATCGGATTGTTTACCTGCCAATTTGCTGGCTGCTGTACGTGGACGTGTACCGGAAAATGCCTTCGCTGACGGATTTATACGCGTCGGATTTGCTGTTCAACCTGCCAACGGGTTTGATGTGTTACGGCACGTTTTTGCTGGTCAGTAACGTCATCGAATACTACGAACAATCGCAGGCGGGCAAACTTCGCGCGTCGCAATTGGAAGCGCAACTGGCGCAATCGCAGTTGCTGGCGCTGAAAATGCAATTGCATCCGCATTTTTTGTTCAACACGCTGAATTCAATCTCCGCTCTGCAAATGACCGATGTCGAAGCCGCCAATCGAATGACAGCTCGGCTGGGCGATTTTCTGCGGATGACGCTGGACAACGTCGGCGCGCAGGAAGTCACGCTGCGACAGGAAATGGAGTTTCTACGCTGTTACCTGGAAATTGAACGCATACGATTTCAGGATCGCATGGAACTGACGATGGACATTGATCCGGACGCGCTGGATGTGCATGTGCCGAACTTGATTCTGCAGCCGCTGCTGGAAAATTCGATCAAATACACGGTGCTTCTCAGAACCGGCACCGGGCATATCCAAATTCGAGCCAATCGTTCTGCGGAAGTTTTACGAGTGCAAGTGGAAGACGACGGCATTGGTTTGCAGATGCCTCGCAACAGCAACCAGGTGACGCGCGGAGGCGTTGGCTTATCCAACACCAAAGAGCGTTTAAGGCAGCTTTACGGAAACCTGCAGAGCTTCGCGCTGGATCATTCGTCGAGCGGCGGCGTGCTGGTGACAATGGAAATTCCGATTCATAGAAATGGCAATTGA
- a CDS encoding response regulator transcription factor, with protein MAIETKPIRAVIVDDEPLGRTVIREMLRRDRDFAVVGECANGYEAIAIINAERPDLVFLDVQMPEIDGFEVLSALDADQLPLVIFVTAYDQYAVSAFEVHAVDYLLKPFDRERFGKALQRAKDQLQQEQNSDLSQRILALLEEQRAKPKYLERLVIKTNGRIFFLKTEEIDWISAEGNYINLHVKKDSYLLRETISHLETQLDPQRFARIHRSQIVNLDRIRELRHWSHGEYQIILHGGEELMLSRSYREKLHELLGGIF; from the coding sequence ATGGCAATTGAAACCAAACCAATTCGCGCCGTGATCGTGGACGACGAACCATTGGGACGCACTGTCATCCGTGAAATGTTGCGCCGCGACCGGGATTTCGCCGTCGTTGGCGAATGCGCAAACGGCTACGAAGCCATCGCCATCATCAATGCCGAACGCCCTGATTTGGTTTTTCTGGACGTGCAGATGCCAGAAATAGACGGGTTTGAAGTGCTCTCGGCGCTGGATGCCGATCAATTGCCGTTGGTCATATTCGTGACGGCGTACGACCAATACGCGGTCAGCGCCTTTGAAGTCCATGCGGTGGATTATCTGCTGAAACCGTTTGACCGCGAACGCTTCGGCAAAGCATTGCAGCGCGCCAAAGATCAATTGCAGCAGGAACAAAACAGCGACCTCAGTCAGCGCATTCTGGCGCTGCTGGAAGAGCAGCGGGCAAAACCGAAATACTTGGAACGACTGGTCATCAAAACCAATGGCCGCATTTTCTTCCTGAAGACCGAAGAAATTGATTGGATCAGCGCCGAAGGCAATTACATCAATCTGCACGTCAAAAAAGATTCTTACCTTTTACGCGAAACCATCAGCCATTTGGAAACGCAACTCGACCCGCAACGCTTTGCGCGCATCCACCGTTCGCAAATCGTCAACCTTGACCGCATCCGCGAACTTCGCCATTGGTCGCATGGCGAATACCAGATCATCCTGCACGGCGGCGAAGAACTAATGCTCAGCCGCAGCTACCGCGAAAAGCTGCACGAACTGCTTGGCGGCATATTCTGA
- a CDS encoding amino acid permease → MSGLFITKPLDKILKEANEEGQHGLKRVLGPLNLIALGIGAVIGAGIFVITGSVAARFAGPSITLSFVLAGVGCALAGLCYAELAAMIPVSGSAYTYAYASMGEFIAWIIGWDLILEYAFSAATVASGLSANAVSLLQDFGVHLPPRLIETPGQELYFFQGRWEVLTTIAPAVKAAGISADSLPHVTAIFNLPAFIAVCVVTAILVVGVKESANLNVAIVFVKLATVMIFIVIAAAFLWKNPQIASANWHPFVPENTGKFGEFGWSGIARGASSIFFAFIGFDAVSTAAQEARNPQRDMPIGLLGSLAICTLLYIVVSGLLTGVVHYSQLNVAAPVALAIDATGVKWGSLLVKSGTIAGTATVMMMTLMGQSRIFFVMSKDGMLPSWAGTIHPRFRTPWISSIVVGLFIAVFAGLLPISILGDLVNIGTLFAFIIVCFGVWILRKKRPDLPRPFKTPWVPVVPVLGVVVSFLLMAMLPWDTWLRLIVWLVIGLVIYFTYSGKRSILRANPHLE, encoded by the coding sequence ATGAGCGGATTGTTCATTACCAAACCTCTGGACAAAATTCTGAAAGAAGCGAATGAAGAAGGCCAGCACGGGTTGAAACGCGTTTTGGGGCCGCTGAACCTGATTGCCTTGGGCATCGGTGCGGTCATCGGCGCAGGCATTTTCGTCATCACGGGTTCTGTGGCCGCGCGCTTTGCCGGACCGAGCATTACGCTTTCCTTTGTTTTGGCGGGAGTCGGATGCGCGCTGGCGGGCCTTTGTTATGCGGAACTGGCCGCGATGATTCCGGTATCGGGTTCTGCATATACCTACGCGTACGCTTCAATGGGAGAATTTATCGCCTGGATCATCGGTTGGGATTTGATTCTGGAATACGCCTTCAGCGCGGCAACCGTGGCTTCGGGGTTGAGCGCGAACGCTGTCAGCCTGCTTCAGGATTTCGGCGTGCATTTGCCGCCGCGATTGATCGAAACGCCAGGTCAGGAGTTGTACTTTTTTCAGGGAAGGTGGGAGGTACTGACGACAATTGCTCCGGCGGTGAAAGCCGCAGGCATCAGCGCCGATTCGCTGCCGCACGTGACGGCGATTTTCAATCTGCCAGCATTCATTGCCGTTTGTGTGGTGACGGCGATTTTGGTGGTTGGCGTCAAAGAATCTGCCAATCTGAACGTGGCGATTGTCTTCGTGAAATTGGCGACTGTCATGATCTTCATCGTCATCGCCGCGGCGTTCCTTTGGAAAAATCCGCAAATCGCTTCGGCCAACTGGCATCCGTTCGTTCCTGAAAACACCGGAAAATTTGGCGAATTCGGCTGGTCGGGAATTGCGCGCGGAGCTTCCAGTATCTTTTTCGCCTTCATCGGATTCGATGCCGTCTCGACCGCTGCGCAGGAAGCGCGCAATCCACAGCGCGACATGCCCATCGGACTTCTTGGCTCGCTGGCGATCTGCACCTTGTTGTACATCGTGGTGAGCGGCTTGCTGACCGGCGTCGTGCATTATTCGCAATTGAATGTTGCGGCTCCGGTGGCGCTGGCGATTGATGCGACGGGCGTGAAATGGGGAAGCTTGCTGGTCAAATCGGGAACGATTGCCGGCACGGCGACAGTGATGATGATGACGCTGATGGGGCAGTCGCGAATCTTTTTTGTGATGTCAAAAGACGGAATGTTGCCGTCCTGGGCCGGAACCATTCACCCTCGTTTTCGCACGCCGTGGATTTCGTCCATCGTAGTCGGGTTGTTCATCGCTGTTTTTGCCGGATTGCTGCCGATCAGCATTCTGGGGGATTTGGTGAACATCGGAACGCTCTTCGCATTCATCATTGTATGTTTTGGAGTCTGGATTCTGCGCAAAAAACGGCCCGATTTGCCCAGGCCATTCAAAACGCCCTGGGTTCCAGTCGTGCCTGTGCTTGGCGTGGTTGTGTCGTTCCTGTTGATGGCGATGCTGCCGTGGGATACCTGGCTGCGGTTAATCGTCTGGCTGGTAATCGGCCTAGTGATCTACTTCACTTACAGCGGCAAACGAAGCATCCTGCGCGCCAATCCGCATCTGGAATAA